A section of the Humulus lupulus chromosome 2, drHumLupu1.1, whole genome shotgun sequence genome encodes:
- the LOC133815434 gene encoding uncharacterized protein LOC133815434: MGKNINDYHLVDYNIELSEDEKFMKDINEELEIIVSKKDLFVVSMLNKEQKYAYDIILKKVFSNQAGAFFIDGPGGAGKTCLYNAILATVRSKKLIALATASSRVSATILSGGRTAHSRFKILLEIDQNCICGVSKQSSLAKLLQLTQRLSYGMKLQ, encoded by the coding sequence ATGGGAAAAAACATAAATGATTACCATTTAGTTGATTACAATATTGAATTATCTGAAGATGAAAAATTTATGAAAGATATAAATGAGGAATTAGAAATAATTGTTTCCAAAAAAGACTTATTTGTTGTTTCAATGCTAAATAAAGAACAAAAATATGCATATGATATCATATTGAAGAAAGTTTTTTCAAATCAAGCTGGTGCTTTTTTCATTGATGGTCCTGGTGGAGCTGGAAAAACTTGCTTATATAATGCTATTCTTGCAACAGTGAGATCTAAAAAATTAATTGCTTTAGCAACTGCTTCATCAAGAGTTTCTGCAACTATATTGTCTGGTGGCCGAACTGCTCATTCAAGGTTTAAAATTCTACTTGAGATTGATCAAAATTGTATTTGTGGTGTTAGCAAACAATCTAGTTTAGCTAAGTTATTACAACTCACACAGCGCTTATCATATGGGATGAAGCTCCAATAA